A region of the Carya illinoinensis cultivar Pawnee chromosome 16, C.illinoinensisPawnee_v1, whole genome shotgun sequence genome:
TAGAGAACGAGGGTGTATATACTTTTGAGAATTTTCCATACAAAAGAGATGTGTTTTTATTAGTGAAGTTTTAGACTAAAGCACTTATGCAGAGTTGATTCAAACAATACGACGATTAGTTAAACTATTAAATCTTGGAGGAGATAGGTCAAGAATAGGTCTGCTATATTTGAAACGAGATAGGTCAAGAATAGGTCTGCTATATTTGAAACTTTGTACATCGTAACATGCTTGAATCTCTTTAAAAAGAACTGGACTTTTGTGGCTCAGTCCAAGTTGATTTGTCTCAATTTTAATctcattgtaatttttatttttttatggtgTATTTCACCAATCCAAATAAGttcttattgtttttctttcttttaacaaAGAGAAACTGTATTTGATGGACTCTACTAtttgtgggatttttttttcatgctttGGCATTGTTTGGAGTGTTCTTTCCCCCATTAATTGACTGTATAAGTTAATTgagttatttctttttaattgttttggaCCTGATTTCGACCAAAATATAGGTTAGTGGGAAAGAAAAATCAATGGGCTTCCTGTCATGAAAAAACAATCGAAATTGCATCCAAGCCTGAATACCCAACCCAAGACCAACCCAAAATGTGCGCAGCCTCTCATACATAAAAGGAAGTCAgtttttatattgaattttttgaattaatttactTGATTGCATTAGTTAATTGAactaattttcttttgaattatgCAAGAAGgtcatattttgatatttttaatctaTATTCAAagagtaaaaaggaaaaaaaatatctgaaaaGTAAAATAGTAATATAGGAAGtgtaaatatatcattttccttccatttaATCCATCATTCTATCTTAtccatctaatttttttttaataatttattttagctaaaATTACATGGAGTGGAGAATTGTGAAACTGTCAACTACCCAAAAACAAAGTGGTGGTCAgagttcaaaattaaaataaagcccaataaaaaataaaaataaaagtttataaaACTGAAAAATGCTTTAGGTAACCGGCTTGTGTAACGGCCGGGTAGTCACTGGACATGTTTATTGAGAGCATTGACATTGGTTTagctaaatttatttttaaatttggccaatatcaaCACCTTTTTACATTTACCTACtccatcaaaattcaatccccacattggattagtcatttattctctatataataataaaatattattaaattaataaattttttatttaatttattttctcacattttgtaattctaccaattaaatgttaataataattatattctaattagattaatattaaaaaaagtattattaaatgttaataataataattatattatattacattaatattattatattataattaaattaatattaaaaaagtattattaaatgttaataataattatattctaattaaattaatattagaaaagtattattaaatgttaatagtaattatattctaattaaattaatatttaaaaaagtattattaaatgttaataataattatattctaattaaattaatattaaaaaaagtattattaaatgttaataataataataattatattatattatattaatattacaaaaaattattattaaatgctaatagtaattatattctaattaaattaatattaaaaaagtattattaaatgttaatagtaattatattctaattaaattaatatttaaaaaagtattattaaatgttaataataattatattctaattaaattaatattaaaaaaagtattattaaatgttaataataataataataattatattatattatattaatattacaaaaaagtattattaaatgctaatagtaattatattctaattaaattaatattaaaaaaagtattgttaaatgttaataataattatattatattcaattaatattaaaaaatattattaaatgttaataataattatattctaaatgttaaatgttaattatattgatctaattaatttaatttatttgtttggaatgataaattaatattttaatgtttgatgaatGAGTAGTGGTCTTCCATCTTTAGCCAACCACTGTAGTAAAAGTCTAAATTTTTTAGATTTGTCCAATCCAATGTGAAGGATTTTTGAgctaaattatgtaaaatttagcCAAGCATctcatttggccaagccaatgtgaatgctctgaAATGACCATATTTGATGAAATGTAATAGTAGAAGACACGCTCTTGGATTTGGGTGAGGAGCTCAAAAATAGCAGTAAAGGGATATAATATACCTCTTTATCCTTTCGTGAGTTCGCCATTACCATCCTTCTCCCTTCTCCTTTGACGACCCTTGTCGTTCCTGAAGCCTAGAGGCATCCTTCATCTCTGCATAAACTTAACCCTCGTAACCATCCATGGGCGAAAATAGGTTGGTGCTTGAATTTCACACACCAAACAAAACCAACTAACCCTCCTCCCCCAAATTTAGTTCTCAAACACTACCTAACAACTTGTAATGAATAGGAGCAAAAGTGTACCTCATTCTCTTATTCCTGCAAAAATCCAACAACAGAGTcgtaaaacaaaaggaaaagagagaaaagtccCTGTTAAAAAGAGTATTCTTGTGTGGTTTGATTAAAAAGAAGAATAGAAGTGGGTGATAAGAGTTGCCTTTGTTAAAAGCAAAGAGGGACGTAAAGAAAAATACCCTGAGTTAAAGTTATCTATAAAGAAACTATGAGAGCTATAGAAACAAAAGCAACAAGAAATAGAAAGAGGTATAATTCTTCTGGAGTTCATTTTTTCCTTTGTCATCTTCTGGTTTTCCTTTGTTACCAGTCTCTTTTGGGTTTGAGACCTCGCCTTTTTCATTCATATGGTCTTCTTCCCATATttcaaaaatacattttttctcttttttcattttattttattttttaatttttttccgaTGTTGCCACGTCACACACGATTACACAACCGTTCGGCATGGGCAGTTGTACTAGcaaaattgtataaaatattaaaattgacCCATCACATGGTCTTTTCGAGTTTTATCAAAAGACAAGTGAGTGAGGCCATAAGAAATGCCCCTACCGTTCACTGTAAGGCCAAGGCAACTTCTGGTACCATTTAATTTGTGGTCACTTGGTTTCGCTCTCAAGGAATTTATTGCTTTGGAGGGGACCAAGTCACCCTTGGTTTAAATGATAACACATAAACTTCAAACTATTCGATGTTATCTATGAGCTGCTAtctcttactttattaattttattttttcctcaatattaagatataatataaataataaaatttacatctttTTATAATAGATTTTACATAATATCAAAGCACATATTCTAAACTGAAATCCCGACTCCAcactttattctatttattaaatatatcatgCTTCGACCTTACTTATTAAGGAGtgttaattgataatataagtATTAAAATCTATCATTTTCTATCAATTTTAACTTATGAAATAAGTGGTGGTATTATACTCAATTCTTAGAtcagttttaactttttaaataataattttagtaGGTGAtagttaataaatatattaatttagtacTAGGGTGGGAGTGTGACAAGTAGAAtgcataatatttgaaaaacgaaaggaaaaaaatattggaaaatATCATAATGGGAATAAGTTCGAGgacttacttttttaaatacataaataaaaatcatattaaaaattatattctactaatattttaattttataatattttttatttaatatttcctCTATCTTATAGTGATTatccctctctttctccctctaaTCTTTTTTAAGGAATTTTATCACTCTCTTcttgacttttatttttctcccatCTCTATTAAttacttcactttttttttttaatctcactttttaatctcctctttttctatttttaatttcttctccATCTGAACCTTCTTGCATCATCTAGTTAAGTAAATAAGAGCATTGGCAGTGAATTAGTTATCTCAAAGTCAAAATTTGACTAATTTGTGACTTTTTGAATTATAATTAATGGTGTAAAACTTGAATTCCACGTTAGATTAGTCATCACATTctctataatattaaaatattattatttattgaatatattttttaatacatttttttatttctttaatatttttattttcattttcataatctCCAACTCTCCCCCACAAACTCCAAcaactattttcatttttattttcatatgcaataatttaaaaataacatccCAATGTGAACATCTACATATAAATACATTGTACACAACATAACAGTGATTTCAAGCTTGTCAATAATTCATGAGAGCATCATAATGCTCAGGACTGATGCAACAGAATtgagataaacaaatagaatCCCAAATTTCACTCCTTGTGTTTACCCAAATCAAAGCAAACCAACGAAAATAGCTCAAACAAGAACCATTTCACTATCATTTTGATTCCACATGAAGCAACACCAACCAAACTAAATCAAAGCAAAGCAACACCTACGGAAATAGCTCAAGCAAAAATAGATCCACTATCTTTTTTATTCCACAGTGAAGGAACACCAAACAAACGAAAGCAGGAAAAATTTCTGATCACACACTACCATAGTCCCAAAAATATGGAGGAGAAGAAATTAGATCTGATCGAAATTCAAAAAAACGTGATTGGAATCCAAACAAATCTAGAGAAAGCAATGGAGAGGGAGTTGTGGGAAATTGTTAAGGTTATAAAGCAGTGACCACCAAAAAGAGACGTGCATGAGAGAAGAAGACAACCGTGCGGGAAAGAGGGCAGGAAGAAGGAGAATTAATGAGCTgcaagaaggagaaggagaatgaGCCGTGCGGGATTAGGTTGATAGGAAATCATAATAAATTCATTTGACTTAGCTACTGTTGCTATCATATATGACTTGAGGGATATATCATAGCTAATATGGTAGATAACTTTTGTTCGACTAATCTAATATAGATGAAATTTGAGGGCCTTATAACTTTAATTGGCATATTTGGCTAAGCTAATGCTAGCCAAATGCTAGTGCTCTAAACGATTGCCGattattattataagttaaTCTCATTCGTTCACTTATTTACCAGGATGTATTTAATAACTTATTTACGTATAAGTCCAACTTATATTCATCGGATTAAGATTCTAAATAATTATCAACTcagcatattttatataattgaagattctaaaatttacatacttaattataaacaattacaTAACATTTGGGACGTAAATGTCCCATAtccatatttatatttgaattgcaTTTAGGCTCCATTTGGATAAAAGAGTCtcaaatgatttgtaaatagtagtaaactaatttataaatagtaataaaataatagtaaatagtttataaatagtgaTAAAGTAATCTAAGAACAATTTAGTTCCAAACAGTCTCTTAGGTATTCAAATAATTAAAGGTTTGAAGAGCATTCTCATTTATTTAGCGATTTACGTAAAACAAATCCAATTTACATATTTGTCATGAGCATTGCTCCTGATCATTCCTCATATCACATATtaggtatttatttttatttttgttttattttatcctattaaactaattgagttattctattcattatttatatatcacataattgctaaggaaaaatatataaaaaaaaaagaaaaaaaaaatgatgtgttgtgtagagataataaataaaatttttctatttgcCATAATTAAATATGTGGACTTAGAGCACACTATTCactcataaaaacatattttattcttctttttctactttccttctcttattcttttatatatttaccaTTCCCCTATTTTTTTCACCCCCAATAATCAcaaatattatggaaatattctcatattattctttagatttatttttatttgataaatataaagaagaaaTTACAAATTATGTACATTAGAATATGGAAGAAAGTTATATATActagaaacaataaaaaaattaaaaatatttaaactatataaagaaaaaatacaaatgttcattataaataataaaatgaacatAAACTTACATATtgacaaattgtaaaaaatCAGCCAAGAGTCCTGGTAGAGCCATCGAGAGTTGTCACGAGGATTTCTATCTAGAAGTGtaaaatgtaattcttttttaaaaaaattcaaacgtTTTTCAAacccttttaaatatttaaaataatccaaaactcatttaaaacattttcttaacaattaattaaaaaacaatttcatAAGTAGATGCATAATTTCCCATGAgttaatttctaaatatatagaatctctttaataattaaatttaaaaaagaaaaaaaaaattattcatctaACACTTCTttacaataaatataatgtTTATCCATCTTCCATTAAAAATgctataaactaaaataaaataatggaacATTTTGGGCTTCTTTGAGCCACCAAAATGGTATGTATAGAATAGCATGCCGTGTGTAAAGAGAGCCAAGATAACATTTCCGGCACATCGCAGcgaaatcaaaacaaaaaacgaCACCCAAACCGTACACGGTAAACACTTCGCGAGGATCCGACTAAATCGGTTCACAATCTGGATCCGGATCCAAGTTCAAGTCGAAACCCGCCTGCTCCTTGATGCCCTCCTCCTCCTTCCTCTTGCGTTGTTCCTCTCCTTGTACGCCAGTAACTTCCTCGTGCCCCTCCCCCTCGAGATCAATTGCCATTGACTTAAGATGCCCGTTGCCTTTGCCGGCGCCCTTGAAGTAACTAACCGCCACGTGTATTCGCCTCAGGATCGCGAAGAActcctccacctcctcctccGTCACGGCGTCATCTACAGCCTCCTCCTGCCTCCCGGAAACGACGTCGTGCCCCGTCGGGAAATCTTCTCGGACCCTCTTCCGCCGTCCTGAAACGACACCGTCCTCCGGCTTCCTTCTCTCCTCAATACCCGTCTTCTTGCTGCCTGCCATGCGTCCAAAGTTCACCGAAACGGGCATGCTCCCActctctttttatataaatcgaGAAGCAAGAGAGGCGCAGAGTTTTTATGCTACTGGAAGGTACGATGCCGCTAGCAGCCGGCACGTCACGTACATATAATTAATTCTCGCCACGTGTTCGTTATTTGATGGGAAAGATGAAGAATTACAGATGAAGCGGCAGCAAGGATATCGTTACCATATCAGATATTTATCTTGgaggaatattatatataattataaaattataaatattatataattattttaaaaaaaataaaatttataattaaaaaattaatttttattttatataaattttatattaattaatttttttaaataattacacgtcacttacataatttaaatattatttctgtTTATTCTGCGGATGCGGAGAACGCTGCGTCGAGGCTATTGAGTATTGATGTCAAGATAAGTACGTCGGTCCTTTAACGCAACACGAGGTTCGTCAGGTGATGTCAGACGAATCTTAATGGTGGTTTGGGGAGAGTAAAGCACCTATATGTGCCGCCTGGGCGGTGCTCCAATTGAACCGGTcggggaattttttttttaataattaaaaaagtaattttaaatgtattaatatatttattttattttttaaaaatatttaaatttgttaGTTGGACAcctttaaaaagataaaatgagacaaattaaaatgatttatgaagaataatattatatatactcataattttatttatatgtttttataatatttatattattagttttattttaaaatttaaaattactgATATGTAAAGAAGtcagttttttataaatttttcttaaatatatttagtatttgttatttataaattattaataaaattattgaattgagatgaaatatttttaaaaattttatatttaaattaaaaagttaaatgtgataagataattttaaattaaaaattaattttaaaataaatatttaaataagagAACATCTCTTTgtataagttgagatgagattttttcaTTGAAATTAAACAGTTCGTAAGTTtaccattaattttttaaaaaataataaaaaaaaataatggtagGGTATCCTTATCATTTTCCTTGCATCAAGTGCCTCGTCAACGCTCATTCCTTTTTTGTTGGATTCTGCTCTCGAATTTACTTTTTATGGGTGGATCAGTTGGACCTTTGAAAAGGACATCTATGATTAAGGAAGAATAATGGAGAAGGTAATGCACACGATTGAAAACGGAACGGAGAATTACAATGCCCCGTTTGTCAATCTAAATTTAAACTATTCTATTtcatattataactataatttttttaaatttctatataaaatataaaaaataatttaatatttttaaattttaaaataaaaattatattaaaaaattatattataataatattttatttaactttcaataaaacatctcattttatctgaaCTGTATAATCAAATGAGACTAGAGTTCGtttgtttttcaaatgaattgagattaaagttaaaagttgaataaaatattattagaatttttttaatattatttttattttaaaatttgaaatatttattttattttttatgaatatttaaaaatgttatatataatgataagatgagttgagattgttttttaaaacaaattaggtCTAAACCAAAGACAAAAGAAGGGAGGTTGCACTCCCcaactattattattttattattcagtttttttttttttttactatttgaaTCTGGACTATAAATTCTAATAGATGACCTTCttgtataatttaaaagaaaacaaactaacTAAACTAATTTAATCAtataaattcaatttaaaataaattcaattttttaaaaattgactCGAAGAGCAAAAGAATgtccatttttataaaattaaatttatttttaattaattacatgatTACTCTAGTtgattgaaattatttttttcttgattatacaagaatgtcatgttatgagatttttttaatcCAGATTCAatgagcaaaagaaaaaaaaaaaaataggtagTAAAATAGTAGTAAATGAGGTTTAAGGGTATCATTATCGAAATTGATAATCTCTATTAAGATCTTTTGTGAAAATGTCTATTAAAATGAAGTATTTCTTACACTTTTTTATAGTGGgttctactttataataaagtaACCAGGCGAGTCTTGTTTATTTGAGAtctgtacaaatcatttttctttatctaATATGTCAAATTTTTTGGTTGATGCTAGAATGCCCTTCAAATATGTCTCCCAAAGTATCTCAGTGTATTTTggctgccttttttttttttttttaaatattattggtagtaacttttttaaatattaaaacagaAAAAACGAAATAGGAGATACTTTTGGGACACACTTAGATGGCACCCaagcattttgatttttttggttttttcagtCCACTCAAAACATAAACATCACAGTGatttagtaattttattttgtataataatatattatttttatttttatctactttttaacgcttatttatttattattaatattttatttttattttcataattttccatAACCTATAAATCAAATGGATGCAAAGAGATGAAAATTATAGTGGGGAGTAATATTATGGTTTTTATGTGTAGAgagaaaagaataatttttaatttatggttAGTGAGACTTTTCATACAAACATGGCAACCAGATAAAAGtcatttctatttcattttaCTTCTTTTAAGGACGGTGCTACATGCACCGTTGGTGTCTCCCGCTGGGAGTCACCGTtaggcaaaaaaaaatttttgcctttttgattttttttttttaaattattttttaatacttttaaatattttaaaaaaatataaaaaaaaaattataataatattataacaaaaattacttaatcattaaaaaaagaaaaaattaaaaaaaaataaaatagagccaGCGATGACCCCCAACGGAAGCCACCAGCGGTGgcctatcattttccttcttttaatgCGGTAAAACAGGATGATGTTAGGCAATTTCTGAACAAAGATGCTAGATGCATGAGCCAATGAGCATGCAACAGCATTAGGGTATCCCATTATCCAAATTTGGGGTAAGAGAGATGATAGAACCATCGAGAAATTGGAAGTATATTTtgtatcaaatttttaattttttatttatttaagaaaattacatTAGTGTTGAATCtaagattttaagttttgtgtaattatatatttacacatgaattttgatgataacaaatgaattcaaagaataaagaagtctcaagctcaagttgtctacataatggaatcaagcacatcaaggaaacaagcatgagcaagaagggaacaagttcacattaaaattatagagtaatgttgtaaatctcttcaaaattcgaaattaggattaatgctcaaaattaatattttatcataaagcattaaaatacattttccacatgtgcatgaatatttttgaaaattttgaaagatgattgattgtcattttttgcatgtgcatgccttgattaaagggtttaactttgaaaattttgaaagatgattgattgtcatcttttgcatgtgcatgccttgattaaaaggttgaactttgaaaatattaaagatgattgattgtcatttttcacgtgtgcatattttatttgaatttttttaaaagtgattgatgcttttttagacttatacaaaaggtagatgattttgtttaaaaatttgaaaagtaaagtgtgctcattttgtcatatgcaaaaagtaaaagattaggtttgaattttttgaaaaggaaaatgtgctcattttgtcatatgccaaaagtaaaagattaggtttgatttttttgaaaaagtgaatgatgttgtctttgacaattgaaaaagaagaaccttttatttgaattttttgaaaaagtgaatgatgttgtctttgacatgtgaatctttttaaatttgaatatgaagtctcatatgcctataaatagatcatttgagagcttcacatttacaacaccaagagcatacaacattcattcaaagctttcattctctcttctctaagcattgagccttaattcttgttcattttgagagatatagtttgcgctgtattgttcttatttcactcattgaggagtgttttctgataacctacccactatcagcacttgtatcagaaaaatagtgtgtataacccttgtgtgtgtagaaagtattctacacggggaatagttgaatcaccacgtgtaaggtgattgcaagtgtagagggtgttctacacgaatcctttgtagcggtgttgttcaaaggtgtaataggtttctatctccacctgaaggaggttgaatagtgaatttgggaatcctcaaggggtagcttgaggcgaggacgtaggcagtggggccgaacctcgttaacatactgagtttgcttctctcttacccttactctttatatttattgttatttcatattttttttatttttttattatatatttgatttataattgttattttttttaatacaactcagttcacccccccctcttgtgttagtcatctgggcaacaattggtatcagagctagttgacctgtgctgttcatacaggcagatcactcatgggaactctcgcttgtgactgtgtcaccgaagcaagactctccgaccatgagtgacggtgcaccggtagagacggtggccgggtagtctggtaggtacaattgttaggtgacataggtgcggcctatgatcagtaacaattggtatcagagctaagagctctattataagactaactatcttttgagttaagatcttatggctaacatttcagcttcgtttggtgaaggtcaatctagcagtcggcctccactcttttgtggagataattactcattctggaaagttagaatgagaatattccttcaagctcaaggtcgagaaatctggaaatgtattgtaaatggaccttatattccaacaaaagtggttgatggagtaaaggtcaaaaaggaagaagaagagtttgatcgtgaagacgatagactttataatttgaatttaactgctatgaatttattatttaatactctcaatggaaatgagtttaatagaataatgacttgtgctacggcaaaagaaatttgggataacttggaagttacttatgaaggaacttcacaagtcaaggaatcaaaaatttatattcttactcatgaatatgaaatgtttaagatgaatgatgatgaatctatttctagtatgcacactcgttttactaacatcataaacagcttgacagctcttggcaaagtttattccaaggtggagatagtaaaaaaaattctcaactctctaccaaaacgctgggaatcaaaagtgacagcgattcttgaagctagagacctcaagaaactcgaagtcaatgaactcatcgggtcacttatcacccatgagtacacattgaaaagaggagaagaagaaggaaagccaaagaagagcttagcacttaaagctgttcctcatgaaagtgaaagtgatgaagatgaggaaaatgaagataaagatgaagaagttgcgatgataacaagaagaattcagaggttcttgaagaaaaatagaactcctccaaggaaatctttcaaaaagttttccaagaaagattcaggtaaaaatgacactttaatttgttataaatgcaataaacctggtcatatcaagccagattgtcctctgctaaagaaagatcgaaacaagggcaagaaagcaatgaaagctacataggatgatgattcaagtagctcagatagtgacgcaagtaatgaagaatcagcaaatctttgtcttatggctaaagatgacattgaggtaacaaatcttgataatattgaaaatccttcatatgaagaattgcaaaatgttttagaagaggtatatgaggaatttgaaaaattgggtatcaagtatactgctttgaaaaaggaaaattcttctttaacaaacgaaattgaaattttaagaaaagaaagtatc
Encoded here:
- the LOC122298570 gene encoding protein NIM1-INTERACTING 2-like, producing the protein MPVSVNFGRMAGSKKTGIEERRKPEDGVVSGRRKRVREDFPTGHDVVSGRQEEAVDDAVTEEEVEEFFAILRRIHVAVSYFKGAGKGNGHLKSMAIDLEGEGHEEVTGVQGEEQRKRKEEEGIKEQAGFDLNLDPDPDCEPI